GACGGCGGCATCGCGCGCGATCTGATCTTCGACCAGCCGCGTCCGCGGCATCGCGGAGACCCGGTGCTGTCGGCTTTGAAAGAAGAGCTGCTCGATGGCCTGCTGACGGCCGAGCGCGATTTGGTTGGTGTTGCATAACAAGACGAAAGGACGACGTTATGACTTTTGGTGGTTCGACACGCGGTGGCGCGGGTCTCTCGCGGCGCTCGGTCCTATCGATTGGTGCTGGATTTGCCGCGGGCGCGACCGGGGCAGCCTGGGCTTCGCGCGCGAATGCCGCCGATGCCGTGCCGCCGCAGCTGACCGTCGCGGTGATCGGAGACGGCCGTACCGGCGTCTGGGCATCGCTGCGGGCAGGCGTCGGCGGCCGCAATTTCGAACAGGAGCTCGGCACCAAGATCGTCTGGCAACCCGGCTTCACGGCATCGCTGCCGGTGATGGAGGCGATCAAGGCCGGTTCGGTCGATTTCACCTTTGCAACGGCGACTGCGGTCGTGAATGCCGTTCCGGCGCGTGTGCCGATCGTGCCGCTTGCGGCCTATCCGCTGCCGGTCGACGAGGTCGATTTCCTGGTGCAGGTCAATTCGTCGATCAAGACGGCGGCCGATCTCAAAGGCAAGAAGATCGCCCACCAGAACGGCACGACCGGCACCTACAGCCTGATCAAATATCTGGAGACCGCCGGCCTCAGATTGTCTGATGTCCAGGCCGTCAGCTTGAGCGGGGCGGATGCGTTCACGGCCTTCGCGCAAGGCAGCATCGACGGC
This genomic stretch from Bradyrhizobium sp. CCGB12 harbors:
- a CDS encoding ABC transporter substrate-binding protein is translated as MTFGGSTRGGAGLSRRSVLSIGAGFAAGATGAAWASRANAADAVPPQLTVAVIGDGRTGVWASLRAGVGGRNFEQELGTKIVWQPGFTASLPVMEAIKAGSVDFTFATATAVVNAVPARVPIVPLAAYPLPVDEVDFLVQVNSSIKTAADLKGKKIAHQNGTTGTYSLIKYLETAGLRLSDVQAVSLSGADAFTAFAQGSIDGWIHWQPATALALTKLGGKARLLPDVKTYDYAFYVARSDVAVKYPQLFARFVKIIRETQAYIFAHPAESVALWALQGGFPPNGTEQAVYEKLVRDARLSESTAVALKPIDEAAAASTQDLADNFHALGVLPNKVDVRSFLLGTQFDTAKKAVALELGA